A region of the Phaenicophaeus curvirostris isolate KB17595 chromosome 25, BPBGC_Pcur_1.0, whole genome shotgun sequence genome:
CAGACACTGTACTGCTCCTCTCACCACCCTGCTGCCGCGCAGGGGCATTTCTGCTCCTCCCACCAGCCACATGCATGGAACAGATTCCAAAATAACATGCTCATGCCTGTCTctggatagaatcatagaatcaccaggttggaaaagacccactggatcatccgagtccaaccattcctatcaaacactaacccatgtccctcagcacctcgtccacccgtcccttaaacccctccagggaaggtgactcaacccccacCCTGGGTAgcccctgccagtgcccaatgaccctttccatgaaaagttttAGTGCAGCTATTTTGCTGGAAGAATGGCCCACTATCCTTTCCTGCTTCTGGCCACACCATGGGTGATCCAAGCCAAGCTGCTCTTGGTCTTCTTAGCTTCCAAgtccactgctggctcatgttcagcagctgtcaaccagcaccacccccaggtccttctctgctaggcagttttccagctgctctacCCCAAGGCTGGGGTGTTGCATGGGATTACTTGcagcccaagtgcaggacctgacactGAGCTTTGTTGAATGTCACAcagttggcctcagcccatcgatccagtttgtccaggtccctttgcagagacttCCTGCCCAATTTGGTGTCATCCGCAAATTTATTGAGGAAGCACTCAGTCCCCTCACTCAGATCATATGCATCTTAATTGCATCTCGCCCATCTAGATGCAGAAGATGATAGCACAAGGCTATCTTCTCATCATCACATTAGTTTGCATTACCTTAATTATCATTACAGCCAccagctgggctgctgctgcaaacCTCTGCAGTCTCTATCCCCACTGGGAAAAGGAAATAGAGAAGGGAGCTCAGTTTGAAAAGTAACCTCAGTCTACAAATCTCAGCTTCTTCCCATCTCACTGAAAGGTGGATGGAGCTTAAGAACGAGCTCAAGTTCTGCTGTTCCTCCGAGGTTAATGGTGTGCCTCCACTTCCCTAAATGATGGAAAAACCCACACCAGATCTGGATTACTCCTTAGACTGCGCTGCTTCACAGCGCCTGCCCAGCAACCGCTGCAGCCACGAAAGCTGCCGCCAGCCCTAGAGGCTGACAAACAGTAAACACACCTGCATTCAGCCATAAAGACTGAGCCGTAGGGATATGTGGGGCTCATACCCAGCCCACTTGGAGTGCACATCCAGCCAAGTCCAAGACTAGCAACTGCAAAAGGTGGTGGCAGAAAAGTgacccaaaccaaacacagtTCTTTTGTTGCTGAACTAGAAATCACGCCAGTATctcttagaatcgtagaatcaccaggctggaagagacccgccggatcatcaagtccaaccattcctatcaaacactaacccatgtccctcagcacctcgtccactcgtcccttaaacccctccagggaaggtgactcaaccccctccctgggcagcttgttacTCTTGCTACtcttatttcacagaaatcatCTCCAAACAGTCCAGCATCTTTCTGAGATGGTATCTCATGTCAAAATCGTTGCCCAGGACCAGATCCAAATAGATTTTGCCAGACCAGAGGAACAAAGCAGCAGACAGACTCCTCACATACACAGAGCCCTGCTGTGACAGCACAGTAACTCCCATGGGAGCCTGGCACGGTTGTCCCTCATGATAACAGCTAGTTTGATGGCAGATTGCATTAAAtgacttattttaaattaaaaaccccCACCAGTTTCTAGATGTTATTGAGTCTCTGAAGTAAAAAAAGCCTACTTGAtggatttcttctcttttgactCCCCACTCATTGCACAGCAGCTCCTCACCCTCCTTGCCACTATCAGCATTGTTTGTGTCCTGTACGGTCAAGCTGACCTGCATTCAGGACTCCCAGAAACACACAAGTCTGCAAAGCCCGTGTTGGGTTAAAACAAGGTCAAAAGTGAGGAAGGAAGGACTTTGATAAAGTAAGATCCAGAACCTATAGAGCTTGATCAGTGGCAAGCTAAGCAGTGGCAAAAGCCGGGATCAAGCCAGACAAAACAGCTGATGGGGCATTTGAGGGAATTTTAACTCATTCTTTTCCACCTGtcattgctttttctcctctgtgctgcaCAAAGTTTAACCGAGGAATACGAAAGAGGAAAAACTTGCACAGGGGAGCACAGAATGCCAGAAACACAAAAAGATCAAAGTTGTTAAAGACTGACTGTgaagaaaagccaaaaaatcACTCACACAAAACTGATGACAAGGAGCAGCTTGGAGACACTCTGCAGGTGGAAGCCGCTGGGGCTCTCCTCGGGGATGTGCCGTGTCTGAGTGGAACCTGAGGAGATGGATGTGTTTAGGCTAGGAAATGCTATCTGATGGGGAGGGCAACCCTTGTCCTTCTACCCACTCCTCCATCTCACTCAAAACAATCATAATGGATCCTCCATGTCCTGGAAAGCACTGGTCCCTCTTCCCATTAACCCAGTTTTTCCTCCAGATGTAACCAGCTCTCCCTCACTACGCATGAGGGGTTTGCAGTTCCTTACCTGCCACATGCTTGATTCTATGTGCAACCTCCTCATCTGTGGGGGTGGTGACGGggctcagcacctcctccagaTGTGGCACGCGCAGATGGGTATGAGCCCGTTTCCTACGGCGCACAGTCGATTGCTTGCTCACTTTCTCTTTGGGGGATTGTCTGTGGACCTCAGCCAGGTACGTGCTCTCCGTTTTGGTTAGTTCACTTTCTGCAGACAGCAAGGGAAAGCATTTAATAGAAGTGGCACTGGCCTTGCAGGGATATAGACTTAAGCGTTCTAAATGGCAAAGCTGCTGGGCCAAACAAGTTGGCAGAGACCCATGCCTAGGACACACtatacatcatagaatcatagaattcttaCCCAAATGACGGAAATAATCTTCTAGGCCACTCCAAAAATTCTTCTCAATGAAGGATTTCACCAGCCCCCAAGGCTGTTTCCTGTAACGTAACTCTGTGGAAACCCTGTGCGAAGAAAGGAAAGTCATTCTCCTGGTTTTGCTTCCTAGATACAACGTGCAcacttttatttctgcaatGGTCTCAGCCCTTTGTGTTTTCTCCAGAAGCATTGCATGGAAAGTCCTTCAGTGGCAGAAGACCCCAAAAGAGCCTGCCCTGAGAGACCTTTGGCCATGAGGTGGGCAGACTTACAGATTACTTATTGAAGTCAAACACAGAAGCGTATAGCTTTGCTTGGTACTAAATTCCTCCGCTTGTTCCCCCCGGATACAGCTCAGAGGCACAGTCCCTGGAAATATCTCCTGTTGTTTATCACATGCAGCTCACTGTGTGTGACAACTGCCCCTAAAAACCACTGCTTCcaagaaagcagcaagaaaaggCTGTGAATCCTTTTCCTGACCCTCTAACTCCATTGTTTCAGGTCTCTTGCTTGCTCAACATCGCCGTGACAGGCAGCTGCCCCAGTGGTAACTTCATGATAGGAGGGTTCCAGCAACAggacaaagaatcatagaatcataaaatcactgaggttggaaaagacctttaagcccatccagtccaaccatcagctcaagaccactgtgcctactaaacagtgtccccaagtgccacgtctacacattttttgaacccttccagtgatggagacttcaccactgtcctgggcagcctctgccagtacttCAACACTCTTTTTGTAAAGAAACTTTTCATAGTATTcaatctaagcctcccctggcgcaacttgaggccatttcctcttgctccatcacctatcacttgggagaagagaccagcacttgcttcactataacctcctttcaggtaattggagagagcaataaggtctcccctcagcctcctcttctccaggctgaacaagcccagctctctcagcataATCCAAATTCTCTCAGcaagaaataagaaatgcagCTAAGCTTTTCCCAACCCCTTCTAACACACCAAACAGTAGAACTCCCACCCAAAGGTAACTTTCGATCATAAATGAATCTCTTTATCCCATAAGAAGTATACCTGAGTCGGCTTTTGTTTCTGGCGACACGAGTCAATGTGTAGCGGTTAATGGTGTAGAAATAATCATGGTAGGGGACATCGTGAGTTAGCACCTCTGCATCTATGACATAGCACTCGCTTTCTTGGCTGGCTTTGTACATTGTCTGCATAAAAGACAGCATGCAAGGCAGCTCTTAGTCTGATTAGAACATGGCTTTGATATACTGCCACTTTACAGAAACAGCTCTACAGATCATAGACCTCACCCACTCCCAAGCCCATCCctgcagttcttctgtgaacaGCACACCTTTAAGGGAACACCTGCTCGAGAAAACCAAGTGTTTGGGCATATTTGAAAAGGGGCATTCCATTCCAGCAGCTCAGCTTCCAGCATTTAGTATCAGAGATATAACTACAACGCTGCCACGTGAGGACCAGTTCTCTGGGACCTTTGCAACCATTACCTCTTCTCATTAAACTTGTCAGGGAGCAATGCGATCCAAGATCAGAGATGGCCCTGATTTGAGCAGAGGTCCCTTTCAGAGTGAATTATTCTGTTCTAAACACAGTAAAAACGCATCGATTGCTTCTTTTAAGCACTTCTGATCTGATTCTCTCTCTGCCCCAGAACAAGCCTCACAAAGGGGACACTGAACTACAGAGCCATACACAAAATTATGGCTTTTCTTACAGACTATTCCCACTTATCTCTGCAGCGAGGACACAGCAAATTGTGCCTTGGTGGTTGACCTCAAACTCAAGAGTAATATAGGCAATGACATATACTTGCCTGAAAGTGTACTGTTCCTTTGCCTATCACTTCactctccccttttctcctatCTTCCCGCACACAGTCTTTGCTTCTGAGCAGCACATTTCACCCCGTGCTTACAAGGAATATATTGCTACTGGGATTCTCCTCTCCCTGGAATGCAATGCTCAGGCATCccatcttttcttctgcctctctgtATTCCCTCAAAATCTCAGTATTTACCCTTGGCCACTCGAACATATCTCTGGACACAGGAggattttctccctctgtagctgcagaagcagccagCTTGGCTCTTCCCAGTGCATTGCATATGCtccctttttttacttttttaaacaaGTCATCTAATTGTCCCCACCAGTTATGTAGAGCTGTGAGAAGGACCAGCTAGACAGTACATGACTTTCTTGTGCCCTGCGCAGGAATAACTACAGGACTGATTACAGCTCAAAAACTACCGGTATGGGTGACAAACACAGTTGTCAGAATGTGCTGGCTCATGCACAAACTCAACTATTTGCTGGAAAATTTATGGTCTTTTCCTTGCAATGTGATCCAGTGCGAGTGCAAGATCAGCTATTCACGTTTGCGGTGATACCGAGTAGGAAGTTATTAGAGGGAAAACGTGTAAAGGAAAATAGGTAGGGAGAATGAGaacaagcaaagcagaaaataaatcacagatGCGATTCTACAAAGctttccccagccctgctccccttTCACATACCTGTGTCTCAGTGACAGTGGCAGTTTTGGGGGCCAGGGGGTTGGTGAGGGTAATGGTGTACAAGATCACTCTGGTCTGATTGccgttttcttccttcttccaggGATGAAAGATAATATCTGAGAGGACAAAACAATATTCCATTCAAGTGATTGGAGAGGGATCTCGGGCCACTTCCCTAGGGAAAGGCCCAGCCATATAAAGCTCTGGACAGCATTTCCTTCCCCTTGGAGAGCTCGGCTGTAGAAGCACTAGAGCTCAATGGAGTGCAAAAGAAAGGTCTCCTGTACTAAATGTGAATGCTTTTCACTCTTTCAAgtgcagggaaagagggagaggcTGGGAATGTATCTCCTTTAGCAAACCCACAGTTACAGGAAAAGGACTATAGCAGGCTGAGGGACACTCTTTTTGCACTTTCAACTGTCCATGCCAGTGCGTGGTGTGGACCCAGAGGAACTGTTTCTTCACACTGTTGAGCTTTGAACACAGGATCAGGCcttagttaaaaaataaaatggtctGCTTCTTCCATAAATGTAGATCCGtgtctcagaaaataaaacGAGAGCCAAACAAGGCTGGTTCCACCTACTTGCTTTTGATTATTCTCAGTACAGGCTACAGCCGTCCCAAGATCCGCTCAGGATATTGCCTGAGGACAAAGGGACTGGGTAGAGTTACACCTCCAAGATGTGTCAAGACCTTCCTTCTGTCCAGCCCTCTGGACCTCGCAGGTACAGTGGCTGGGCTTTGCCAGCAGCAGCTTACCTGAGAACCGGCGCTGTTCCATGAAGTCCCTCTGGAACTGGGAGTCCGTGAAAAGCAAGTCATACAGTTTGTCCACACTGAAGTTGAACACTTCATTCACATACTGACGGCCATTCAGATCCTCGTAAAAGGCTTGGACTTCCCCTGTGGGGAAACAGGACCACAAGCACTGGCTGTGATCCTTCGTGCCAATATCAGAGGCTGTGCTTTCACAGTACCGGGACCCTAGTATTATACTTTGTGAAGAAGGAACCCAAAGACCTTTTAGACCTTTTTCCTCCATTGATCCCAGGACAATAGTTGAAACATCAGAAAGGGTAATTAACTACATAAGTAATTTTCAGGACATCCTTCCAAATACATTCACACATTCACCTTCTGCAGCCCAGGATGGGAATTCTTTGCATCCTCTGAACTCTTAGGGTCCTGAAAAGGAATTCAGTAtttgccccccagtccctcacTGGAAAGGACAGCACAAGGCTGAAAACGCCACCGATGGAACGGCCCTTCCCTGCTTACCTTCATCATGGGTCTCTGATGAGTCACTGAGCTCAGTGGGAATGTCTTCGTTGTCATTGAAGTCTAGGGAAGGGGAATTCACAGGGCCAATGATCTCTAACTTCTCTCCCATGATATTTGCAATGCCAAGGTCTTTTTCTACAGGACTCTCCGCCactgcctcctcctcttctggtAACACTCCATCAAactgcagaaaggagaaagaatacCAAGGATGAGATCAGCACCTGGAAACTGggaattatttctgaaaactttaCATCTGTGGGCCAGTTTTCATATCTTTGAACATTTACCCTCAACATGGTCATGGacgttccatccctggaggtgttcaagaccaggctggataaagctttgagcaacccaaCCCAACGGaacgtgtccctgcccctggcaggggggtggagctggatgagccttaaggtcccttccaacccaaactgttctataattctatgattttatgaggTGTCTGGAAACTAAATAGCATAAAGAGGAGGAAGGTTACCATACAGTGTTTGTAAAACACACGGGTACATTAGATCACCTCCTCTCAAAGAATCACAGTTCAAGCTTGGGACGTACTTGAGGCTTTTCGTTTGTTCAGACAAGCACACAAGCAATACTCCATTTGCCCCCAAACAAGCCCTGTACAGCTAGGAAAATCTGAGGGTACATTTAGACAAGGTCTGCTCTGCTGCAACACTGTGAGGGCACACACTGCTTCCTAGGGATGGActgaaggcagaagagaaattaGAAACCTTTCATTTCCAGTACTCCACTTCTTTCCATCAAAAAGTATAGAAAGGAAAATGCCCTTGCTGTtaagagtcacagaatcacagaatggtcggggctggaagggatctctggagcTCTTCCAGTCCAGTCCCCTACTATAGCAGGTTTACCTACAGCAGATTGCACAGGAACacgtcatggaatcatagaatcatataatcaccaggttggaagagacccactggatcatcgagtccaaccattcctatcaaacaccaaaccatgtcccttagcacctcatccacccgtgccttaaacacctccagggtacGTGGACTGCCAGCTGGATCTCAGAGAATAAGCTTTACTGCTCCCACTGCAACGAAAGCAGAACTTACCGAGGCTGGTGCTTCACTGCTTCCCGTAGATGTCAAAGTGCTGGCAGTGACAGATTTCTTTGGCAGCTGAGGGCTAGCTTCTGGCTTGGCCTCCATGCTGCTTTTTGAGGAGCTGTCATTGACTTCATTCTCCTCCACAGGGATTTCTTCACAGTAGCTGAGACGCCACAGAGAACACAGGTTTTTATGTTTACCCCTCTCAGTACAGCTACAACTGGACACACAGAGCAAGTATGAATACTTCTATGGAATTTCCAGTCAGACTGGAAGCAGAAATGGCTCAGTGCAGGCAAGATAAAGCTCAGACTTTTCAAGTTTATACGCAGAGACTGACAAGCATCAGCACTTTCTGAACATGTAGCATGCTGACTGGCCTGGTGACAGGGATGCTTTGGCAATTACAGAATTGCTCATCTAGCTCAGCAAGCAGAGAGGCTGGCATTTCACTCCCTCCCAGCTTCCATGAGGAAATGCAATGCTTTCAGCTTTTGAGACATTACACATTAAAGGGCCAGAACCTCTCACCAGGGACAGACAGCAGCTTGAGGTACGCAATATATCAGGACTCCTGCTCTCCTGACGCCACCTTTTCTGCTGCACAGGCAGATTTTACTCCTCCTAACTCACCCCATTGTGTTGAAGTCATCATCAGGAGGCACGTAGTCTTCATCATCACTAGTCAGACCCAGCTCGTTCCCGTAACACTGGTGGACAAAGTGCCAGAGCTCCTTTGGACAGAGGGGCTAGAAGAAGGAACACATAAGAGTATACATTTTAACCCGAGAATACTGAAATACAATGGATTTTTGGAACAACCCTTATCAGAAGTATCACAATCCTCCTCCTTAAAGTAGAAGTGAGCAATTCTGACACAGCCCCAGATGGGAGGTGAAAGCCTTCTGATGGACCCAATTCTGAATTCCAGTGATGCTACAAGGTGGATTGGGTGTTACTGGTAGCACATGGAACGAGACCTCCCACTATAAAATATTACAATGCTGTGCATGTAATAATGTAAGCAGTAAACTTTCTACACGTGTTTTCTCCGTCTCTTCTGTTGTGCCTCCATTTAACGTCTCCTACTATACACAACCTCAACAGtttatgaggtttttttccttcccaagttTGTTTCAATTAAAGCTGCCTAAAGAATTACAGCTGCAGGGGAAAAGATCTAAAATAGGaacaaagtaaaacattttctaTTGCAGTATAAAATCAAAGAGTGTTTCTTTCACCAGAAGCTATCATGAAAAGCTTGTCTGTAATTCcagttaaaaagagaaaatgaattaTCAAAACCACTAACAAAAGCTCATTTATTTAGGGATGCAGGTCAGTTGATCACCATATGACTGCGTTCTGAGGTTCTGAAGAAGTGGGACAGGACAACTTGTGATTGGAATATGCCATTCAGTGATGAAAGGGGATGGGTTTTTACCCATGAGAACTTTATGACCAACAACAACGATTTGTTGGTAACGAGGGAAAACAAATCTAGTGAACTTAGTTTCTGAATTGCTGGCTTGAACCTCTTCCCATAGTTACTGCATGGGATAAGGCAGGAAATTTTTAATCTAGCTCCCCATAGCAGCAACTGAAAGcacggggggaaaaaaaaaactctagTAAGATGCTTTTATCCAGGAAAAAGTCAAACTCTGTTTCACCTTCCCACATGCACTCGAATTCGTGTCTTATCAGGGAAAACGAGCTAggctctttctccctctctcgtTCCAAGCATGGATCCTACATTTGGAAAAAGAGCTCTGGATGTGTCTCCTCCACATCTCAGCTCCCGTTTGCTTTGACCTTGAAACCAAGGGCACTGAATTCTAGTAGGAACTTCAAAAGGCGGCTCAAATTACTGCATATGGTAGCAACACAAGGTGCCCAATGCAAAGCGATCCTTCTGCATACTGAATACTATGTTGATTACTTAAGTCTTCCAGTATGGTATGAACTTAAGCCAGAACATCTTGGTGTGCTCGTAGCACCGTGAGATCAGTTCTTACTCCCGTAGTGAGGCCAGAAATACTGAATGGGACAGACACTCAGATCAAATAGAGGATATATTGGGCCTTTGGCATAGCAGGCACACAtccctgctttattttaaaacccaaccctttgaacccttacccagcACACCCACACCCACCACTGTTCTCGTCTGGGTATGGGATGCCCTGAACACGTGCTTTTTTGCTGTCCTATCTCGAACTCTACACTTCTGAAGCACAGACATACTAAGAGCTTCACCTATGTAGTGAGctatttctgttgcattttgaaCTGCTGGCTTCTGCGCTGTTTCATTTGAACTACAGACCTCAAAAAAACTCCTTCCTGAGATGCATGCAGCAGAAGCAAAGTGCAAGACATGTCTGTACATAGAATTCCATGTGATAACGGAGAATTGCACCTGCAGTTATGTTCCTGCTCTGCCCAAACACACTTGCTTACTGTCCTTACACCTTTTAAAGCACATGCAGTAGTCACAGCTAATATGCTTCAGCATTATCTCCCTTTCATCCCACCCCAACCCTCCGGTGCTGGTCTCTGTACCTTGTCGAGGAGAGCATTCTGCCAGAGTCTGAACATCATCATGTACGTCCTGTCTCGAGCCCCAAAGGAAGTAAAAAAGTGCTGAATGggaaaagatggggagaaaaatCAGCTCAGAAAAAGCcgtaaaaagggaagaaaaggagataagCCCATTTGTATCACTTTCCAGTTACAGACGGACTGAGCAAACCACATAGCTCAGTTCTTGGGCACAGACCAAAGCTCATGGAGGCATTAACGACAGGATAAGTACCGCTCACCCACAGGAGCAAGTCTGAGCACAGAACCAGTTCTGTTAGAGATGTGCTACCAGACCACCCAGATGTTCTACCTGGTCCCACACCCGAGCTACAGGTGCTCCAGAGCCAGCTCAGACCCAAGGTCTGCAGAAGCCCTGCAGCCAGcccaggctgcaggcagcacaaGCAGTTTAGAACAATGCCCCAGTGCATTTATGTTGCCCTGCCCTGAGAGCTGTAAGGGGCGGCTCCAGAGGCAGAGGCTTCAAAATTGTACCTTTTCAGTGTCAGTGCAAACTTGAATGGCATTAGGAATGAGCCGTGCTGTTTTTTCCTTGGTCATCGAGCAGATATCCTTCAAGCGAACTGTCAGCTACAGTCAGAGCCATGCAGAAAGgtgaaggcagaaaaagaacacAGGTAGAGAGACACTGATGAGAAAGACAATGGAGAGAGTGCTTTTAAAGTAATGTCAGCATATGTGCTGACATAAAACACATGCTCAGAGCAGCATTCTGACAGCCTTACCAGTGTCTCCCAACGGAAGATGTTGCTGTAAAAGCAGATCCAGTTTTCAGAGAGGTAGAGGCGGCCCTGCAGGAGAATGTCTCTCTGTAGCGCGCATGAGTAATCTGTGGGTGGATAACAGAGGATAATTTAGGAGCACCAAAACCAGAAGGACAGCCTAAAGGTGAGGATAAGCagcagcatcaaaagaagctACTTGACACAATCctgcaaaagggaaagagaaagccagagggaactgaaCCACAGCTGCTGCCGTGTCCACTAGGTTCCAATCCCTCCCAAGGGCACACCACAGACAATCTCTCTTACTGACTGATGAACCTGCCTTATTAGCTGGTCATTTTCTAGCATCCTATGTAGTATTTCCAAACTTTGATCTGTCTTTTCCATTTACACCTCCTAGTGCCATTGTTCATTTCTCTCCCAGTCTGAGCATCCTAAACAacttctcttcctctgcatcTTTCTATTCTGCATCATTCTGTTCCTCTGCGCATCTTTCAGCAGTATGAGACATGCTATGAGATCACCAGTTACATAAAAGAACAGATGCAATGTACCAAGGAGTCGCTACTCAGCTGCAAGGCCAAAGCCCAAAAGGATATGGGAACGGCAGTCACGTGTGAACGGGGAGCGTGGGGGTTGTTAGAAAAAACGGAAGCTCAGGTTTTGCATGTTGAGACGTGCAACCCTGACCAAACGAGGAAAGAGCTCAAACACTACCACACAGTCATAGCTCTGTTCTGTGTTGCTCcctttgaaggaaaacaaatgaaacccACCAGAAATGATGAGAAAGGGTTCCATTTGTGcacaagacagacagaaagggTTTATTCCTTGGTGGCAATCTCTCTGATGAAGAAAAAGCTGCATGCACACGTTCTGGATTTCCTCCTCAAACCACGGGCCAGCTCAACACAGCAGCACACCAAGGGGCTGACCGTACCTACAATGAGGCGCTCCGTGTCAGGAAGCTGTTTGAAGAGTTTCCTGAAATCTTCATTCCGTTGTTTGTATGTTGGACTCAAAACCTGTAAATAACAGAGTGCCTGTTAAAGAGAGGGGTAGGCATGAGTACAGAGAAGTGGAGTGGGAAAACAGGAACACCTTGGTAAGGAAAAGGGGGATCAGATGCACGCACAAAGCATGAGGCTAGGAGCTCCCATCACAGCAAACACACAGATGGGAGGATTGGGCGTTTAGTGCATTAAgcgagaagaggaggagaacctGACTTGGAAGAGCAAGTACAGAGTAGAAGGGCTGT
Encoded here:
- the GRAMD1B gene encoding protein Aster-B isoform X12, yielding MPAANMTETLQLPALQVPEQQVVEGGCAWSSSSTPTLRRKRFKMRRMKNVQEQSLEASRYQDSPSSSKEYLQLPSIEITPSSDEDTPWSNCSTPSASPRRKRFLLRKWLRVREKKEYSESSSQQSSQQSSHDDDSSRFLSPHTREDSTASNSNRSTPACSPILRKRSRSPTPQDSQGDAMVEKGSDHSSDKSPSTPEQGVQRSCSSQSGRSGAKNSKKSQSWYNHERQYIRRVLSPTYKQRNEDFRKLFKQLPDTERLIVDYSCALQRDILLQGRLYLSENWICFYSNIFRWETLLTVRLKDICSMTKEKTARLIPNAIQVCTDTEKHFFTSFGARDRTYMMMFRLWQNALLDKPLCPKELWHFVHQCYGNELGLTSDDEDYVPPDDDFNTMGYCEEIPVEENEVNDSSSKSSMEAKPEASPQLPKKSVTASTLTSTGSSEAPASFDGVLPEEEEAVAESPVEKDLGIANIMGEKLEIIGPVNSPSLDFNDNEDIPTELSDSSETHDEGEVQAFYEDLNGRQYVNEVFNFSVDKLYDLLFTDSQFQRDFMEQRRFSDIIFHPWKKEENGNQTRVILYTITLTNPLAPKTATVTETQTMYKASQESECYVIDAEVLTHDVPYHDYFYTINRYTLTRVARNKSRLRVSTELRYRKQPWGLVKSFIEKNFWSGLEDYFRHLESELTKTESTYLAEVHRQSPKEKVSKQSTVRRRKRAHTHLRVPHLEEVLSPVTTPTDEEVAHRIKHVAGSTQTRHIPEESPSGFHLQSVSKLLLVISFVLVLLVILNMMLFYKLWMLEYTTQTLTAWQGLRLQERLPQSQTEWAQLLESQQKYHDSELQKWREIIKSSVMLLDQMKDSLINLQNGIGSRDFGSDPEEKRKRFH
- the GRAMD1B gene encoding protein Aster-B isoform X14 — protein: MVEKGSDHSSDKSPSTPEQGVQRSCSSQSGRSGAKNSKSHKRLSKYDRLNLLKKSQSWYNHERQYIRRALCYLQVLSPTYKQRNEDFRKLFKQLPDTERLIVDYSCALQRDILLQGRLYLSENWICFYSNIFRWETLLTVRLKDICSMTKEKTARLIPNAIQVCTDTEKHFFTSFGARDRTYMMMFRLWQNALLDKPLCPKELWHFVHQCYGNELGLTSDDEDYVPPDDDFNTMGCSCTERGKHKNLCSLWRLSYCEEIPVEENEVNDSSSKSSMEAKPEASPQLPKKSVTASTLTSTGSSEAPASFDGVLPEEEEAVAESPVEKDLGIANIMGEKLEIIGPVNSPSLDFNDNEDIPTELSDSSETHDEGEVQAFYEDLNGRQYVNEVFNFSVDKLYDLLFTDSQFQRDFMEQRRFSDIIFHPWKKEENGNQTRVILYTITLTNPLAPKTATVTETQTMYKASQESECYVIDAEVLTHDVPYHDYFYTINRYTLTRVARNKSRLRVSTELRYRKQPWGLVKSFIEKNFWSGLEDYFRHLESELTKTESTYLAEVHRQSPKEKVSKQSTVRRRKRAHTHLRVPHLEEVLSPVTTPTDEEVAHRIKHVAGSTQTRHIPEESPSGFHLQSVSKLLLVISFVLVLLVILNMMLFYKLWMLEYTTQTLTAWQGLRLQERLPQSQTEWAQLLESQQKYHDSELQKWREIIKSSVMLLDQMKDSLINLQNGIGSRDFGSDPEEKRKRFH
- the GRAMD1B gene encoding protein Aster-B isoform X5; the encoded protein is MPAANMTETLQLPALQVPEQQVVEGGCAWSSSSTPTLRRKRFKMRRMKNVQEQSLEASRYQDSPSSSKEYLQLPSIEITPSSDEDTPWSNCSTPSASPRRKRFLLRKWLRVREKKEYSESSSQQSSQQSSHDDDSSRFLSPHTREDSTASNSNRSTPACSPILRKRSRSPTPQDSQGDAMVEKGSDHSSDKSPSTPEQGVQRSCSSQSGRSGAKNSKKSQSWYNHERQYIRRALCYLQVLSPTYKQRNEDFRKLFKQLPDTERLIVDYSCALQRDILLQGRLYLSENWICFYSNIFRWETLLTVRLKDICSMTKEKTARLIPNAIQVCTDTEKHFFTSFGARDRTYMMMFRLWQNALLDKPLCPKELWHFVHQCYGNELGLTSDDEDYVPPDDDFNTMGCSCTERGKHKNLCSLWRLSYCEEIPVEENEVNDSSSKSSMEAKPEASPQLPKKSVTASTLTSTGSSEAPASFDGVLPEEEEAVAESPVEKDLGIANIMGEKLEIIGPVNSPSLDFNDNEDIPTELSDSSETHDEGEVQAFYEDLNGRQYVNEVFNFSVDKLYDLLFTDSQFQRDFMEQRRFSDIIFHPWKKEENGNQTRVILYTITLTNPLAPKTATVTETQTMYKASQESECYVIDAEVLTHDVPYHDYFYTINRYTLTRVARNKSRLRVSTELRYRKQPWGLVKSFIEKNFWSGLEDYFRHLESELTKTESTYLAEVHRQSPKEKVSKQSTVRRRKRAHTHLRVPHLEEVLSPVTTPTDEEVAHRIKHVAGSTQTRHIPEESPSGFHLQSVSKLLLVISFVLVLLVILNMMLFYKLWMLEYTTQTLTAWQGLRLQERLPQSQTEWAQLLESQQKYHDSELQKWREIIKSSVMLLDQMKDSLINLQNGIGSRDFGSDPEEKRKRFH